In Suncus etruscus isolate mSunEtr1 chromosome 2, mSunEtr1.pri.cur, whole genome shotgun sequence, the genomic stretch CACAACTGTGCTATTAATCCTACTGCACCTCCAGCTCTGCAAAAATCTTTCCCAATTAGGAGGGAACTTAAATCTCTCTACTTGTCCCTGAAAGAACAATCCACATTAGATAAGCGGAGATTTAAAGACCTATACCCAATAACAGTTTCCGAATCCTTTAGCTTGGAAAACCAGTGAAGGCCCCACGTGGGACAGTGGTGCACGCAGAAATGGCTTTTGGAGTGCTGGTTCTAGGATTCACCTGTTGCAGGGCCTAGACGAGGCAATGGACAAACTGCCAGGCATTGGACCTAGTGCGAGACAGTCCCAATAGCTCTCTGTTTTTCAAGAGGTTGGCTTGAGCAGCAGTCTTCTAAGTCTTCTCTGAATTCTAAGGCCAGCAGGAGCAACTTCCTTGCAAAACTAGCCAACCTGCAccatctccatctctctcctctcacagCACTCGGGATCCTGTAGCCAGGCGTGGTGTGGCCTCCAGTTCTCTGCTGCTGCTTCCTTGGAGACTGATTACCCTTACTGTCCTGCCTCTGCTGGCTAAGGGCACGTGTGTCCCTGGATTACAGGACAGGAATTGGTTGACCACTCTGCGCACTGCCTGGACAGCAGAAGTCAACACACACTTGCGTTGTTTTCTTCTTCTGGAATTTAAATTGAGGGGTGAGCTTCTCCATTTCTGCTCGTTAGGATCGTTAGGATCTATGGAGGGCTTACTTGAACAGAGATTCCCATCGCCCTGCTTGTTTTATCCTTTGGTAGCATTCACAGACATCTCTGAACTAAAGTTTATTCACTAATCTAGAGCTGAAATTTTGCTGCTATAAAGGacttcttaaattgtttctataCTTGCCCAGGGTCAAGGACTACCATAACACCTCAAGTAAATTATTAGGTTGATTTTGAAATTGTTTTGGGGGTACAAGGGAGTTAGGGGATGTTGCTTGTTTAGAACCCATTTACTTTGACAAAATTTTAACTGTCCCCTCAAAAATTGTTTCAAATCCCTGAGTAAAAACCCACAGATGAATAAGCTAAGACACTAGAGCACCAGGCTAGTAACCAGAGGGTTTATGCCTATGGCTCAACAGTACAATTTGCTTACTTTAAAGGCTGCTGGAGGGGGACAGTCATGACAGGTTCCAGTCCTGATTGTAGGTGCTCACTGAGTTATTCCCCTTTGCGACATTGATAGGTTTTGGCACACTCTCAACTGATAAaagccattaaaaatgaaaactagaCAATAGCAAAGTTTTGAAAAAGAACCAAGAGCTGGGACAAAGCAGATCAAAAAGTTTGTCTCTACTTTAGGACACTTCTTCAAGATTAAAAGAGCAGACTGTTTTTACTAATTGATAAAAACTAACACGGAGTCCATTAAAAAAAAGACGCAGAGGACCAAAAGTTTTGtctaaaaaatatgaacaaaaatatgGTCCCCTTCATGTGAATCATGAAACTGTCAAGGATTGATTTATCATTACTTGGAAACTCCATGTTTCAATAAAGCCCTTTTTTCCCCAAACCTATAAATTTTCTGAACACTCTCCTTATTGCCATCTTCATTTCTGTGTTCCTAAGTGTATAGATGAGTGGATTTAGAAATGGAGTTAAAACTGCATCAAATATAGCTAAAAATTTATCCAGATGTGTTGAAGGAGAAGGGcatacatagaaaaaaatcagCGGACCGAAAAATAAAACTACCACAATAATATGAGCTGCCAGAGTTGAAAGAGCCTTGGATGAACTTCTTGAGGAATGTTTCTGAACagtcaccaaaataaagacataagaAAGAATAAGCAGAAAGAAAGCACCCAAGGAAATAAACCCACTATTAGCGGTGACTATAAGCTCTACTTTATAGGTTTCTGTGCAAGCAAGTTTGATTAGCCTGGGTATGTCACAGTAAAAGCTGTCCAATACATTAGGGCCACAGAAAGGCAAGTTTATCACAAAAACCAATTGTGCCAATGAGTGAATGAGACCAATTGTCCAGGCAACTACTAAAATCAAAGAGCACACCCGTTGATTCATGATGGTCAAATAGTGGAGAGGCTTACATATGGCCACATATCTGTCAAAAGCCATGGCTATAAGCAATACCATCTCACTGCCTCCAACAGCATGACTGAAAAAAATCTGAGCTATACAACCCCCAAAAGAGATTACTTTTTGCTTTCTGAAAAGATCCCAAATCATCTTGGGTGCTGCAATGGAGCAAAATATCAGGTCAATGATAGAGAGATTGGCCAAAAGAAAATACATGGGAGAGTGTAAGTGAGGATCAAAGGTCACAGTAACCACTATAAGGAAGTTTCCCACCATGctagacacataaaaaatacaagaaaataaaaaaagaataagttggATTTCCCAGGAATTAGAAAGACCCAGCAACACAAACTCAGACACCACAGAGTGGTTGGctccattcatttgttcatttggtAGATCCCTGTCCTGTTACCTAGAGGAAGAACACAAAACCATCCAAATTAGCACTGTAACATAATTGTACTGCCCTCTATAGGAATGTATCTAATTTAAGAACTCAAATATTACCTAAGTATTTCACAAAAAACCAACATCTTTTTGCACACTAATGCTGTAGTTACACAGGACGATAGCTGAGTTGTCATTTGGTCTTCTCAACATGAAGGAGTAAACCTGATGAAATGAAGGACATTTGGTGTTAAATTTCTATATAAGTGTAATCAGTGTCAAGTGTCCTCTTTATGGAAGAGTAATAACCAATCACATTTGTACATTTGGCAGAAAACAAAATGCCAAAAATCAAAGAGTTGAAAGGATGTAACCccgcagaggtctcaaactccaggcccacgggctgcaaacggcccttcgtacaacattttgtagccctgccctagaggaatctttttttgttttgttttgttttagttgtttgggtcacaccccccaatgttcaaggcttactactgactttgcactaaagtatcaccccgactttgcctcctgcggcccgcaggtaaattgagtttgagacccctgattgtaGAGGATATAAGATGAAGATTTTACAATGCAGAGAAATTAAGCAAAAAGTAGATTACTGCAAATGAAGAACACAATTATAAAATTGATTATTTGAGCAAATAATGATGGTATTAGGTGTAAAAAATATAGAGGCACAGACAAGAGTTAAATAGAGGTTCCGAGGTATGAGTTTGCTTAGAATATTCAAACCTCAGCAGGTCAGAGAAGCTGAAGTTCAGTAACAGGTCAGACTTACAGGGTTTGTAGGACAGAAATGGTaagaatgaagatgatgatgTAGAAGAAATATGATAGAAGATGTAGAAGTCTTATATCTCTGGGAAATAAAATGGAACAACCAATCAAGAATGTAAATAAGTAGCATGGTAGAGCAACAGGAAGATTAATTTGTCTTCTTGCCAGAAAAATCCAAAATCCATTTTATCAGCCCGACAGGTTTCCAAAAGACAAAACTGTCTCACTTATATATTTGGCAATATTGACATTTTACAAAAAGcaggtaaaataatatttaaatcagtATTAATAATTCTTAATAAGGAATGCTTTAGacaatatacaaaaatgtatACAGGAAGGCACTCTCTTTGTTATGTGCATTGACCCTGTTAAGATTTGAAAGGGTGTTAGAAGTCAGTGTGCATTTACTGAATTAACATACTATCATTCTTAAACCTCTATTTAAGAATTTTACCAATTCTATCTTTTCCACTAATTCTGTTCTATGAATTATCCTAAAGAATTTTTTCTACCTAGAACTTTACAAAGAGTATGTCCAGAgagtacataaataaaatgtgtaagcAAAGACAATGTGAAAATATAGAAACTACATTATCTGCTATATAAACAGATCGCTATAAATGCCTCATACCTGATtggatttaaagaaatattatttattttgattattaccagttttttatataaattcttaaATGCCTATACCTAAAAATTTGTTAATGTAGAAGTGTCAAgttaaagttatataaatattttacattagaaTAAAAACACAGATCAAAACCAAATCATTTTACTGAGTTTATTAcaaattccatttattttatttcttcccattCTAACTATacactatattaatttttaagctCAATACTTAAGAAGTACTTTTTCAATAAATagtgtttttattaaatattcttgAAAGCTATGAAACAGAAACTACATGTTGGAGAAATGGTAAAGTTTCATTAACTgcctaaataatttatatagaatAACAAAAAATCACTGTAATAAAAATGTCTACCAtgaattatattgaataatatacAGAATAAAAGATCTCCTACTGGAGGTCTTGCTCTTCCCTTGCAAGAGtattttagaaatgattttaGTAGTGAGATGCAGACAGAATAAATCCAAAATATACTgacaacatatatatgtttatatatatatatatatattcctttatttgcaaggaaattttgttttaaaattcttttttattaaaccaGTGTTCATCACCTGAGATGGCCTACTTCCCCACAGAAAACATTTGTCAAAGTCCAGAAATAGTCACAACTGGAACCAATAGAGAAACAGAGGGAAGTGCCATGAGGAACACAAGCTTTTTACTAAAATTTAGCTAGTAGAAACCAGAAATAATACTAAACTTTAAACAATGCACAGGTTCACAGTATAACCCCACAACAATAAATCACCTAGTCACAAATGTCCAAAGTATAAAGATTGAGAAATCCTGTATTAAACTGTAATTTTCTCTAGGGAAAACtctgattttaatttattctattctCCCAGGTTTTTCCATATGTGCATCAAATTATTACTTCTGCATCAAATTTAGTATTTGTTGGAAGACTAAATGCACAcatggatggattgatggatggttTATATCTCTGCTACAAAGACATTATGGCTTATTCGCAAAGACACAAGTTTCAAGGCATCCAAATATGCCTGTAAGTATgattattgatcttttttttctttctgaataaaCTACACCTCCTCAAAATAACAAACTTTGGATCATTTGTTCTCCAGAACTTTTCTTTGTACTTCTCTAACTAAAGCTCATTAGAGTTACATTTATTCTCTAAACACCAACATGTAAATAGACATAAATTGGTTTACTTTCTATAAGTTATTTATATCTAATTAAAAGTAtatagttaaagaaaatataattactactactaaaattcataaaaaataaatcagtatgaACATAAAGTAAATTACTAGCCCTATATACATAAATATCAGTGGTCTATCTACATCAgatgtattaaataattattttttgtttgttttttgttttttgggccacacccatttgatgctcaggggttattcctggctaagcgctcagaaattgccccttgcttggggggaccatatgggacccagggggatagaaccgtggtcctgatccttggctagcacttgcaaggcagacaccttacctctagcgccacctcgccggccccaaataattatctttttctgCAATTACAATATTTAGTCAATTAACAGCTCAAAAATTCTCTGCTTTTAACCAAACCTTGTTACTTTAAGTCTATGTCCACTTACCTTTTGATcttcaaaagtaaaatatagatattatcaAGAATCATCACATTCTTTTCTATACTTAATATTTGACctcttaataatgatttttatacattgaaattactaaatttattttctctgagcCTTACTTAGATCTATATGACCTATATCTAGCCCAAACTAGATTGAGGagggagtgaaagagagagagagaactagagagagagagagcaattgtATGTCCAGCAAACAAACCATaggataatatttaattttacttaatttaataCCATTTAAGTTGTTTCTCTACATCACAGACAAAAATTATAGTAAAGGTATATACAGACATACTTATAGGATAAGGAGTATTCACAGGAAGACAATTTACAAATCaatcattttgaaaattttgtGCTCATTATTTGGTTTTAATCCTAAGAAATTCTGTTAGGAGCTACTTTCTAGTACGTCTTCctttttcaacatttttgtatatatagaaataaaacataataggTTATCTTGTCTATACATGCTATGTATTATAACAAAAGATTATGGCGATAAAAACAAATCCTTTCCCAAGTCATCATTTGAACCTCCAAGTCTTTTTCCTTTGACAAAGACATCAAATTGTGTTACCTAGACACATTGCTAACACCATGTAAAATTCAAATTGACTTTTTTCCATAGTCTTTTGCTCcttttatattacaaatatgataagTTCTTTTTCACCAGCATAGTAGCCTGTCTAACCACAACCAATAATGCATTTGATATCTGTAAATGGAGAATTTGCTACTAACACTGCTTTTATGAAATAGTGGATTAAGTCCATTTCTTTCCTGTTATTCTAAATTTTCATCTTAACACCTACCTGTTCCCAGCCCACAACATTTTCAGGAAACTTGAAGATCTTAgtaattaagtatttttattgcaGAGACCTGGATATACTAACTGGCTTTTGTGGTCAGGGGAATAGTCCCTACTATCTAATTGGTTTGAtaagaacaaatgaaagaaatatctTATAATGAGTCTTTAGAGAGGAAACCAAACTTGGACAGGATGTTTTAAGAGAATCACCtttgacaatttttcttttaattcaaaattaaccATTGGCAGTTTAAAATATAGCAGAATCCctaaagataataaatataataagtcaaattatttaaattgcaCTGCAAATTTCAAGCAGTTTACACATATCTAATGTTGTCTTGGTAAGGTCAAAATTCTTGAATCTCACATTAAAAAATGACTTAGAAGAGAATAATATGctgtgctttttttcttgttgtgtGGACAAGATAACTCAGATGAATGAAGAGGAGGAACAAGAGTGGGGAACCTAGAGAATATTCAGCAGAAGAAACATTGCACAGAACTTTAGCAAGAGGCAGCCATGCCTCTTTCAcctttgaataaaaatttttaaaaagctctaTTTTTTCCTGAAGCTTCCATTTTTACAGTACATTTTGATTACATCATATTTTTTCAGCTTGATCAAGTACAAGTCTAAGCAAACTACAAAGAAAATGTGCGGATAATACAATCAATAAAATACTGACATTATAAAAGAATGATTtccattaataatttattttagtaaaagataaaatgatactAAGCACAGAGTATCTTCtcaataattttatgtaaataatttttattaaaatttaggagACAAgactagagagattgtacagcaaatAGGGACCTTGCTTTCTCTgtggctggcccagattcaatccccagaatctcaaGTGGTTACCCAagatctgccaggaataattcctgagagcagagccagaagggcttgccttgcatgttgcttacCCCAACTCAATCCcaagaaacccatatggtcccctgaacctctcCAGGGTTAATCTCTGagtgaacagccaggagtaaaaccttcAACACAGACAAGTGTCACCACCCCCAAATTTATAAAAGACAagacaaggaaagagaaaggaatgaatCTCTAACTAACCATTCCCTAAGAATTCTAAAAAGGAACAAACCCTGCTCACAATTTAATTTTGAGCTTCTAGCTTCCAGAACtatgaaacattattttcttagtttaacTTATCCATATTGTGGTACTTTATTGTATCATCCATTCCACTCCTTTCAAACTAGGACAAGACTGTGGGTGCCCCTGCCTGCAGGGATACCAATTAAGATgaggttattctttcttggagggagatccCGCAATCAcaaagacagacaaagacagacacggAGACAGACAAGGGTGGGAATTCGAATTCCAATTCCAacttattgaaactcaaggcctaGCTTATATACTTTTTGTGGGCATAGTTCCGCTCCTATCTATCGGACAGGCCAGATATTCAAATAACAGGGTCCATTAATCAAGTGAGATGGAATGCGCAGATAATGAGATGTCTCTATCAGGTCAGAATttactgataatggaacctatctcTGGCAGGTAGAATATACAAATAAGGTGACCTTAAATGTCTACATTTAATTATCGAGGCTATCTGCTTTTATTATGGCTCTGTGTTTGTTGCCCTTAAATCTTaaatagtgggcccggagagatagcacagcggcgtttgccttgcaagcagccgatccaggaccaaaggtggttggttcgaatcccggtgtcccatatggtcccccgtacctgccaggagctatttctgagcagacagccaggagtaacccctgagcaccgccgggtgtggcccaaaaaccaaaaaaaaaaaaaatcttaaatagtTACCATTTAAGttgcctgcttttagcaaagtcCTGTGCCTGTCACAAGGCCCTTCATTTTAGCTAAGTATTTTGCCTATCCTAAGGGGCTCCCTACACAAGACCCATGCTCTAAGATAAGATTGTGTGTTACATTGTTTGTTGTTGAATGTGTTTACACTTATTTGTGTAAGAATACCTTTGTATTCACTGTAAGTATAAAGGGTCTTTATGTGATGGAGCAATAGCCCAGAgggtaaaatacttgccttgcatgccaactcATGTTCAATCACCAAAATCCCAAATAGTACCACCAGTAgagatccctaagctcagagccaaaagtaagtccttagaaccactaggtgtgactaaaatacaaacaaacaaaataaaacaaaaaggtatTCAAAACTCAATGTCTGTATCCATCTCCACTTCTGATTCCTTGGTCTATCAGactgtttttatttatagataaggttataaaactaaacataaaaGCTTTATATGTGACTGTGTTTCGGTAATTAATAAATCTTTTactttcattgtatatatgcaaagtatttttctttcttgggatAGCTTAATTAATGGTTCATTtatagggctagagcaatagtttaATAAGTAtcgcaggttcaatcctcaaaccTGCAAGGCATGACCCCTAAGCAGAgcaagtagtaattcctgagcatcaccaagtgtgatccaaaagctaATTAGTGgtgtttttataaaatctttaaatataaggatTTTCCATAAGAATTTGTTTATGGAGATTAACAAGTACTCTCATGAACATTACCTCACATTCCAAAATATGTTAActgaatttctattattttaaacatactattttaaatgtactcttttttaagaaaaagatcaTAGAATTATTAGCTCAGAGGCATTTTTATATGTCCAAATCTAAATTCacataatcaaaaaaaaataaatcaaaaaattaagTTAGACTCTCCAGTACAGGAAACATGGTGTTTGTCTTACAAGAAGTCAACCCAAATTCGAGCCCCATAAGCACTCCAACATCTCTAAACACGACCTGGAAAGGTTTCTGAAATGCAGAGGCATGAGAAATCatgtgtgtggcaaaaaaatttgTTGTCTGCCTCACACTGATTATATTATATCTCTTGAGAATGCTGACTGATTcagctttttggaaaacaatatcaaaaaactaaaaattgaacttccattcCACCTAGcaatactatttttataaatatagtcaGGGGGTAGGGTCTAAAAATACAATGCATAAATGgcatctgcacttctatgtttatttcagcactattcacaatagataGGATCTAGAAACAATTTGAATTTTtccaaccccaaaacaaattactgaataaaaataaactatgttaCATCTatttaatgaaatactatgcaattgctaagaaaaataaagtcatgaattttcttatacatggatggatatgaagaatactatgctgagtgaaattagtcaaaggaGAGGGTCAGGCATAGAATGAtggcatttattttaatataaaaatagcatgGCAGTAATAATTGAAGACAATGGAAACAAGAACAAGGAAGACTaatcatggtaggaagtttgccataaTAAAGGGAGAAATGCAATTAAAGCAAAAAAGGGATAACTATGACAAATATAGTTATAAATGACCACATTATAAAAGAACTAGGGACTGAAAATATGTagagtaatatgcatgataccctttcagtacagtattttaaagaatattacctaaaaggaaaagtggaagagagagagaaaagaaaatcctcCATGAGGGAGGCTGGGGATAGGAGGTTGAAATGAAATTGAGTATTTTAGTGGCAGAAATGTATGCTGATGAAGGGATGAATATTGGAACATTAATGACTGagactcaatcataaacaactctgGACTTTTGTATTTTACAGTGattcaacattttaaattattaaatattttaagtaatgttTCTTACTATAGCAGAAAATGTATTCCCTGATATTACCAATATAATTAACAATATAGACtacaaatcattttaaaataaagaaaatgcctCTTCCCAGTTTCCCCTCCAGTCCTGATCACCTGCCTCCCACACCCCATTTCAGGTCTGTGTCTGGATAGAGACAGGGACCCTATGGTTCCTCCCATCAACCATCCTTTTCCCAAATAATGTGGATGCTAGCACAACTGTgtgaagacattttaatttatatcatatagttcGAGGCAGATTGGACTTAGAGCTGCTTTCTTCTATAAAATGTACAGCTCAAAACACATTTGAACAAATAAATTaactagtttttttatttttattatacttagaaaaccttgcttgtggggttggagtggtagcgcaagcagtagagtgtttgccatgATTGCGCAAGCAGTAGGATAGACttctgtttgatcccccggcgtcccatatggtccccaaagccaggagtgatttctgagtgcatatccaggagtaatctctgagcatcacccggtgtggcaagaaagaagaaagaaagaaagaaagaaagaaagaaagaaagaaagaaagaaagaaagaaagaaagaaagaaagaaagaaagaaagaaagaaagaaagaaagaaagaaagaaagaaagaaagaaagaaagaaagaaagaaagaaagaaaagaaagaaagaaagaaagaaagaaagaaagaagaaagaaagaaagaaagaaagaaagaaagaaagaaagaaagaaagaaagaaagaaagaaagaaagaaagaagaaagaaagaaagaaagaaagaaagaaagaaagaaagaaagaaagaaagaaagaaagaaagaaagaaagaaagaaagaaagaaagaaagaaagaaagaaagaaagaaagaaagaaagaaagaaagcaagaaagcaagaaagaaagaaagaaagaaagaaagaaagaaagaaagaaagaaagaaagaaagaaagaaagaaagaaagaaagaaagaaagaaagaaagaaagaaagaaagaaagaaagaaagaaagaaagaaagaaagaaagaaagaaagaaagaaagaaagaaagaaagaaagaaagaaagaaagaaagagagaaagagaaagagagagagaggaaggaaggaaggaaggaaggaaggaaggaaggaaggaaggaaggaaggaaggaaggaaggaaggaaggaaggaaggaaggaaggaaggaagaggggctggagagatagtatggaggtaaggcgtttgcctttcatgcagaaggttggtggttcgaatcccgacattccatatggtcccctgagcctgccaggagcgatttctgagcatagagacaggactaacccctgagcgctgccaggtgtggtgaaagaaaagcaagaaagcaagaaagcaagaaagcaagaaagcaagaaagcaagaaagaaatcaagaaagcaagaaagcaagaaagcaagaaagcaagaaagcaagaaagcaagaaagcaagaaagcaagaaagcaagaaagaaagaaagaaaga encodes the following:
- the LOC126001780 gene encoding olfactory receptor 4F6-like, which encodes MNGANHSVVSEFVLLGLSNSWEIQLILFLFSCIFYVSSMVGNFLIVVTVTFDPHLHSPMYFLLANLSIIDLIFCSIAAPKMIWDLFRKQKVISFGGCIAQIFFSHAVGGSEMVLLIAMAFDRYVAICKPLHYLTIMNQRVCSLILVVAWTIGLIHSLAQLVFVINLPFCGPNVLDSFYCDIPRLIKLACTETYKVELIVTANSGFISLGAFFLLILSYVFILVTVQKHSSRSSSKALSTLAAHIIVVVLFFGPLIFFYVCPSPSTHLDKFLAIFDAVLTPFLNPLIYTLRNTEMKMAIRRVFRKFIGLGKKGLY